Genomic DNA from Marinobacter sp. LV10MA510-1:
CAAACGCCAGTGACAGACCAAAGTTCAGCCGTGAGCGCATGCCGGAGGAGTAGGTTCTTACCGGTTCATCAAAGGCTGGACCGATCTCTGCAAACTCTTCAACGCGGCGCACGATATCGGGGATCGCATCCCGGTTGCCGTGTATCCGTGCCACAAACCGCACGTTTTGCCGCCCGGTCATGGACCCTTGCAGGCCACCAGCGAGGCCGATTGGCCATGAGATTCGGCTATTGGTGACCACCTGGCCCCGGTCCGGGCTGTCCATACCGCCAATCAGCCGCAGCAGTGTGGATTTTCCGGCCCCATTGCGACCCACCAATCCCACGCTGACGTTGGTGGGGATTTCAAAATTCACATCCTTGAGCACCCAGTCGCTGCCGTGATGGTTGTGATAGCGCTTATAGAGGCCTTCCACTTTGATCATTGCCGCTTCAGCCTCAGCTCAAAGCGCACGTGCAGCATCAACCCCAGGGTTGTCATACCTATAATCCAGTACCAGAGGTATAAAAGGCTGGTTCCTGATATCGGGCGATAAAGCGGAAAGAAGGCGCCTCGCAGGCTTTCAAGACCGTGCACGATCGGGTTCCACATCACATAAACCAACAGTTCGTGTGGCACGAAATTCAACGGGAAAATAACGCCGGATATGATTAGCAAAGGCAAAGAAATAATGCGCAGAATCTTCCCTATTTCGGGTACCAGTCCGGCAAGCGCGGAAAAAATCAGGCCTGCACTTAGGCCAAGACCCCAGAGGGAAGCCCATACAAAAATGGCTTCAAGCGGGGCTGCCGGAATTAGCCCAAAACCCAGCAGTGTTCCCGCAACAATGAACAGAATGAAGATAAATGTCTTCAGCAACCCTTCGAGGTAACAACGCACCAGAACGGGGTCAATCGGCTTTACCTGACGGTAGGCAAACAGCCCCTTGTTAGCGTCAATCGCGCCGATGGGCCGCATCATGTTTTCACGCACCAGAAAGAAGCCGAACAATCCCACAATCATCCACGGGATGAACTCGGCCCCATCAATATGCCGCATTCGCCCCATAATAACCGTGCGAATTACAATCATCATAAGAATCAGTGCAATCGGCTCGAACAGCATCCAGAACCAGGCCATGCGGTCGGCCATGGTGCGGGCGAGGGCTTCGCGGATAAACATGGCATGCCACACCGAGCGGGTGACTTGCCAAGGCGTTCGTGTACTCAGCACGCATAAACCTCATGCGGTGACGGGGTGAATAGAAGGATAGGCGGTGCCCGCCCCGGAAGAATCATAGGTCGATGGCGACTTTGGTGGCCACGGCGATCTGAAAGAGGATCTGGCTGATACTGGTGGCCAACTGAATGTTCTTGGTGGGCACTTTCGGCAGTACCAGAATTTCATCGCCGGGCCGCGTTCGCACATCCTCTGCCTGGCGCACCTCACCGTTCATGCGCACCACCAGAATGCGGTTGTCATCCGCGTGTTGGCTAAAGCCACCGGCGGTATCGATGTAGTCTTCCACGCTCAGGCCCTTTTTGTACACGACCGACTGGGGCACCAGAACCTCACCGCTGATCAGAATGGCATCGCTGTACTCGGGCAAGGTGATGACATCGCCATCCTGCAGGCGGATATCGCTGATCTGGTCATTGCGTGACACCACCAGGCGCCCGGTTGGCTTTGCCTCGGAAGCGCGGGCCACAAAGTTGCTGATCAGTTCGGCTTCTTTCAGGCGAATTTCCGCTTCCTGCGGGGTGGAGGAAGACGCGCCCAGGTAGTTGGTTTCCAGCCGGCGCAGGCTTTCTTCCAGCGCCTTTCGCTGCTGCTCGGCCACAGACACACGGCGCAAGGAGATGCTGCGGGTGTCGGTAAGGTTCCGCGGCACGGCAATGGCGTCCAGCAGTTCACGCAAGCGTGCGTCTCTGGGCAGAGCGTACCGGGAGGGGCCGTAGAAGCTGCCTTCTACCTGTACCA
This window encodes:
- a CDS encoding ABC transporter ATP-binding protein → MIKVEGLYKRYHNHHGSDWVLKDVNFEIPTNVSVGLVGRNGAGKSTLLRLIGGMDSPDRGQVVTNSRISWPIGLAGGLQGSMTGRQNVRFVARIHGNRDAIPDIVRRVEEFAEIGPAFDEPVRTYSSGMRSRLNFGLSLAFDFEVYLSDEATAVGDRSFRAKATQAFQDRIGKASIIMVSHSEGILKELCQAGLWLHQGQALWFDDINDAIKAYHQSTGK
- a CDS encoding ABC transporter permease codes for the protein MLSTRTPWQVTRSVWHAMFIREALARTMADRMAWFWMLFEPIALILMMIVIRTVIMGRMRHIDGAEFIPWMIVGLFGFFLVRENMMRPIGAIDANKGLFAYRQVKPIDPVLVRCYLEGLLKTFIFILFIVAGTLLGFGLIPAAPLEAIFVWASLWGLGLSAGLIFSALAGLVPEIGKILRIISLPLLIISGVIFPLNFVPHELLVYVMWNPIVHGLESLRGAFFPLYRPISGTSLLYLWYWIIGMTTLGLMLHVRFELRLKRQ